The proteins below come from a single Bacteroidia bacterium genomic window:
- the secG gene encoding preprotein translocase subunit SecG produces the protein MFQFLAILIMIIAVLLILVVLMQSSKGGGLTGSFGSATAAQIIGVRKTVDFLEKASWTLIAAFLVLCIAANLVLLSSKGKPTYKSKIGKAATTTTTPANNNTSNTNNKK, from the coding sequence ATGTTTCAGTTTTTAGCTATATTGATAATGATTATTGCTGTACTTTTAATACTTGTAGTTTTAATGCAAAGCAGTAAAGGGGGAGGATTAACAGGTTCTTTTGGTTCTGCTACTGCGGCACAAATAATCGGAGTACGCAAAACAGTGGACTTTCTAGAAAAAGCTTCATGGACGCTTATAGCAGCTTTTTTGGTCTTATGCATAGCCGCGAACCTTGTTCTTCTTTCAAGTAAGGGAAAACCTACTTACAAGTCTAAAATCGGTAAAGCTGCTACTACTACCACCACACCTGCTAATAATAACACTTCTAATACTAACAATAAAAAATAA